The nucleotide sequence GGCAATAAATCAAGGTAGTGTGGAAACCCATGCACTCCCCTCTTGCACAGCAGAGAGTAATTTCCATTTATTATCATGAATTTAAACAACCATTTCTGTAGCAGCTGCAATAAGACCATTTTGACATCTGCATTACAGGCAAACAGCGACAGAAGGATAATGAAATGACTCCAACAGCAATTGTGAATAAACAAATGGATCTCATCCCAAACAATAAAAAAGCACACAAGCACCCCTTCCCTGAAGAAATGACAATATCGATGTCCACTCAAGCTTCTGCACATGATAGCAAGGGGTGATAAAATCAAGGCACCATGCATATAATTGCTTTCTGTGCCTTCACACGTCAGCTCCCAACACTGTACATGTTAACAACACCCTGACCACTTTcacattgatttatttatttatttttcagcaCAATCTAAGCATCAACCCTTAATGTATGTCCTCCAATGTGAGGACATACATTAAACCCCCACCAAGCCTGCCAACTGAGAATCATCACATCCAAATATTCAAGTAAAGAGTATGCTACACCTTTAGCTTCAagtactgattttttttaacctgaaAAGAGTTTACAGAGCTGATTAGAGAAACAGACAGAAtagtagatagatagatagatagatagatagatagatagatagatagatagatagatagatagatagatagatagatagatagatagatagatagatagatagatagatagatacggatggacggacagacagatagatagatagatgtttgGTCTTTTTTGCCCTCTTTGTCATTTCTAAACCAATGCCATATAGCCACTCCCACCCTGCAGCGAGGAGAGGACGGATGGAGGACGGCAGGGGTGGGGGTGCAGGGGTTTATAGGGGCAGCAGCTGTGAGTTCATCCTCCTGCAGAGTGAATGTTCCTGCTCAGTGGATAGTCATATTATGAATAGGGTGATAGTGATGCCTTGCACTACAGTAAAACTCATTGTATAGCAGGTGAAAGGGACGTGCCCGGTTGCCCGTCAAAGTGAGTAGTGTTCTGTGACAGAAAAAGGGACATGAGTTTTGGTATACAATTCCAAATCATCCTTCTCCCCGCAGCTTGTCAGCCTTTCAAACATTTAACATtcagtgaaaaataaataaattacaaaacaatgaaaacacaGCACATTAGACTACTGATTAAAAATGCTGCAGAGAAAATAAGGAAAACCTGTAAAGTGGTAAAGTTTATGGTAATATGGTAAAGTTTATGAACATGGAAAAATATATTCGCCAATAGAACAATATGACAGATTTATAAGATGATCTTACTATAGGTGATCTTAATAAAGCTTtctgtttttcaaataaatgggtgtatttcaaataaatcaGGATGTTTTCAATATCTTTAAAGGACTCTACTTATTTACAAAGATGGAAAGAGTTTGCATGGGAAAAAAGTAAACAATTAGCCACGTCACAGTTATGCTGGAGGATGTGTGGGCATGTTCATGTATTCTGGAGTTAAAAATACAACCTTTCTGTGATATGGTTTTGATGGAGATCCAAAAGATTTTAAGATATGACATGCCAAGAAATTTCACTACATATCTTGGAAACATTACCCACTCTATTTGAGAAGTGATGTTTATCTTGTTATTATATTAAGTTTGGCATGTAAAAAGAATGTTGTAATAAGACATTGTATAAGCAGGAGAATGGATAGAAATTGTTAAAGAAATATACAATATGTAAGAATTTATCAGAAATTGATTGAGTTCTGTATATGTAGCCTATGACTGTATATGTGAACCTATACTTGCACCAAAACAGAATGTATAGCTAGCTCCTGTtctatttttgttttcattttttcctTCTAATTTTCACTAATCACAGATTAaatcttgaaaaaaataataataaagatatagtaaaaaaaagaacTGATCTATTCAATATCCAAAACATTTGATATAGCTGATAAACACAATTAAATAATAACAAACCATGATCTCCATCAAAATGAATGAGTTAGGCTacactgttttttttccatgagaaaaaacaaaaaataaagcatCAACGTTAAATCGAATCAAAAAGCTTACTACATGAGATAATAGGCGGGATTTAAATCGCTAAGAGAGCATATGAAGCAAATAACAGACTTTCATGCGCGTGAAGTTGAGAGATCGGCTGTGCTGCGTGACGTAGAGCATCATTCGTGCAGCTTTGAAAACAGCTTCGTCTCTCCATCACTGCTGTCCTCTGATATaccgctgctgctgctgaagaCACGGATACCATGAACGGATCGCTAACGATATATCTAAGGGCGTTTATACTTCGTTCATGTATTTAGcagttggtgtgtgtgtgtgtgctcggaAACCTGACGCGTCATCGCTCGCTCTGCACCAGCCGAGGTGAGTACAGGTTTTCTGCATTCCGCTACGTGTTATAAACACACTGCTATGAGTCATAACCTAAAAGATTTCTGTTATTGACTCAGTAAAACGAAATTAGAAATCCGCTGACAAGTTGTGTGCCTGTGTGTCTGAAACAACACTTTATTTCATTTACCTGACCATATGGAAAACTGAATCGACTGAATGCCTGCATGTACATGAACAGCATGAACAGCACTAAAATCACAGTCAGGAACCTGCTTCCTCACCATCCCGTGTGCACACTTCTCTTTGTTCCCAGTGTGCTGGGGGAGGAGGACACTCGTTTAATTCTCTCACTTATTTCCTCAGGCAGGCGGTGGTGCTGAGGAGTCTCTGCCGTCGCAGTTGCAGCTGAAGGAGAGGGGACTAAGCAAGCCTGTGTGAATGTTGGCCGGGTTAAGGAACGCGGCAGGATGGCGTCCACAGGCACGCAGATCTTCGCCTTTGTGCTGGCATTGCTAGGCATCCTAGGTGCCACGGTGGCCACATTACTGCCCAACTGGAAGGTGAGCGCGGACGTTGGTTCGAACATCATCACTGCCATCTCGCAGATGCAGGGGTTGTGGATGGACTGCACCTGGTACAGCACGGGCATGTTCAGCTGTACACTGAAATACTCTGTGCTAGCACTGCCCGCATACCTGCAGACGGCACGCACCACTATGGTGCTCTCATGCGTGTTGGCAGCACTGGGATTGTGTTTGGCCACTTTGGGTTTAAAGTGCACTCGGTGGGGTGGGGGCCGCCGCGCTAAACGCCACGCTGCCATGGCAGCCGGCACCTGCTTTCTGGCCTCTGGCTTCCTCTGCCTCGTTCCTGCCTCCTGGTACACAAACGAGGTTATTGTCAGTTTCCTAGACGCCAATGTGCCCGAAAGCAACAAGTTTGAGCCGGGCGGTGCCGTCTATGTAGCCTTTATCTCGTCTGGTTTCCTTTTTGTGGGTGGATCCATTTTTTGTCTGTCCTGCTCGGGTAAGCGACACGGCCCCCAGGATTTGATACTTCTCCCTCCAGACAAACTCCTCTTGCAACAGCAACAGCAACTGCtgcaacaacagcagcaacagGAGCAGCTCCAGCACCAGTACTGCTCTCTCTCACCACTGGATAACAAGACTGGTTACAGCCTGCAGGACTATGTGTAAGGGACAGGAGAAAGACAAGTGCAATGCACTGCCACTCGACAAAACAAAGGGTTCAAGGGAACGCAACTTTAAAGCCCTTCCTTTTCCACCTCTCTCCTTTTTAAGATCAGCAAGCACAAATGGTGGAAGTATTCCCTGAAGCGTCGTCTTGGAACAGACGGATTGTGAATACTGAGGGGCGAGTGGCAGAAATGCTGCAGTGTGAAAGACTGAGCGAgatgataatataataaatgcacATATCCAGCACCCTAGTAAATCGTATTAAAGTGTTCCTCTGGGAACGGATTAGCAACGAGAAAATGTTTCTGCTACTTTAAATCCCACCCCCTTCCCAAAGATCTGAACTCAGAAGCAATCGTTTAGCTGCTAACAATCGTTTGGTAACCTCTGTTTAAAGTAAGATGGCAATATGTGTCGAAGAGGCAATAGTATGGGAGAGCCCTTGTTTGGGAGATTCTTTTCTTTTCCCTTCTATTTGAGTAATGGTTGTGTTAATGAAATATCTTGTCTTATTTTGGTAGCTGATAGGATGATTGATATTCTGCCTAAGCATGCTTTCTGGAGCCTGTGCATAATGCAGTGGAATGCCTGATGTAGACTGAATTGTAGCCATATAGCCTGTGCCTAAAGAGCTGTAGTTCATAAACCGCTGAAACTGTTTGGAGAGAAGTAGGAGGAGAGAATGAATGGGGGTTGCTGGGTCAGGCATGTATGGGAATCCATATGGAGGCTGAGAGGAGACTGCCCCTTCTTACGTCAAACGGACGATGTAATGTTGTGCTGTTCAACACTTTAAAATTTGGCACCAGACAAAAGCAAGCTGCCTTCAGCTCAGCGCATGCTGTTTGCCGTTctatcactcacacacacacacacacacacacacacacacacacacacacacacacacacacacacacacacacacacacacacacacacacacacacacacacacacacacacacacacacacacacacacatgcgtgcTTTTTACTTGTGCTGCTACTCACTGCCATGGAAACGTGATTCTACACCCAAGTACGTGTATTGTCTAGGGGTTGTATCTCTCTGCACACTCGGAGGACGGTGGTCCTGGAGGCTGTCATGAATCATTCCAGCCAACAACAGGGGGTCGTGTCTAGAGACAAAGCCTCTCTCAGACGGGAGGGTCCCTATCCTGCTGACCAACTCGTATAATCAGACAATATATGTGCGGCAGTTTTATTTGAGACATAAATAACATCGGCAAATGCAAAGCCAAGAGTGAGTTTCAGTAATTGGCAGCACTTTCACAGCACCTGATGAGGCTGCAATATGGTTGTCCACTCTCAATGGAAACCTCCTTTGCCAAATGGCGTTTGCTTTTCTCCAAATTTGAATAAACAACCACATGTCCTCATATGTCTCAGCAGTGTATCTGCTGACAGATTGTCACCCACAAGGGGCCCTTTCAATCGCCTTAAAGGAATATTTTGGGTTATTCTTAACGCGTATGGGACATCATCTGCGGCATGCTGTCAATTACCCCAGAAATGAAGTTATACATTTTTAGTGATTTATTTTTGCCGCTGCTCGTCTGCCTTCCATTCTCATTTGTTTTTACAGACTTGATAGTAGTAATCGACCACTAAGTTGCCACCAATGTGGTTTTATATATAAGTAAAATGTTTGTCTTTGGTAAACAGACAGcatgccaccaatgctgcccatagagcttaaagggttagttcacccaaaaatgaaattgatgtcaaatgactcactctaatgttgttccacacccataagacctctgataatcttcggaacacagtttaagatattttatattttagtccaagagcatatgcagtctatgcacactttcctgtccatgtccaaaaagctaataaaaacatcatcaaagtagtccatatgtgtccaaactgctgaaatcacgtgacattggcgttgcattgatcgattcattgattcatggccgtttaaatcttttttttttttgaggaacacagaagagaagaatgcttaataaagtcatagtttttgttatttttggaccaaaatgtatttccgatgcttccaagagattctaattaactaactgatgtcacatatggactactttgataatgtttttattcactTTATGGACATGGACGggaaagtgtgcatagactgcatagcTAAGTGTGCatggactgggactaaaatattaaatatcttaaactgtgtcctgaagatgaacagaggccttatgggtgtcgaacgacattagggtgagtcattaatgacattaatttcatttttgggtgaactaaccctttaatattctTTTAAGAGTGAGAAACTTCATAGTCATACTCGACCTCCCTCAGTGCTTGCCACCCCGTTCTTCCTGAATGCTTATGGATGCCGCCTCTGACAGCCAGAACAAGTTGCATGTCATGTGCCAGTTTGCCAATGCATGTACACAAATACCCCCTCATAAGCACGCCCCCtcccctgcacacacacacttactaaACACTTGGAACAAGTTATATGTGCTTGGATGCAGCCGTGCGTTTCTATGCTGCTGAAGGGAGGAATGCAATTTCAGTGTTGTTCTACTCTGGCAAAAAGAGCGTTGGCAGTGATGGATGGCACAGCGCATTCTTCCTCTCAAGCAGATTCCCACAGGCGAGCAGATGGCTGGGCCCAGCTCGCCCCCTGCAGGCGGTGGCGGGCATGCTGAGTGGGCACAGCCAGGCTTCGTGCTGCCCCTCTAGGGCAGATTACGCCCTCCTCAGCAGACCACGCCAGCTCCTGGACAATAACAACTGCCCATGCACCATTACCGAATGCAATAAGCACTCCTCCTACCCTCCAAAAGTGACGATGCACTGAGATGTTACAAATTGTGAATGTGCCAAACTCATGACTACTTCGCAAATGTATGTACAGGTGTACTGTTCTGTTTGCCAAATGCAAGATGATTTTAAGTTTGTGAAAGACTGTCATTTGTAATGAGAGATAACTTAtaaatatacaggtccttctaaaaaaaattagcatattgtgataaagttaattattttccataatgtaatgataaaaattaaactttcatatattttagattcattgcacaccaactgaaatatttcaggtcttttatcgttttaatactgatgattttggcatacagctcatgaaaacccaaaattctaaAAATCTCAAataattagcatatcattaaaaggttctctaaatgagctattaacctaatcatctgaatcaactaattaactctaaacacctgcaaaagattcctcagGCTTttaaaactcccagcctggttcattactcaaaaccgcaatcatgggtaagactgccgtgaccggaccctgaggaagattgtggagaaggaccgattccagaccttgggggacctgcggaagcagtggacacatccagagccaccgtgcacaggcgtgtgcaggaaatgggctacaggtgccgcattacctaggtcaagccacttttgggttacagagaagcagcactggactgttgctcagtggtccaaagtacttttttcggatgaaagcaaattttgcatgtcattcagaaatcaaggtgccagagtctgggggaagactggggagaaggaaatgccaaaatgcctgaagtccagtgtcaagtacccatagtcagtgatggtttggggtgccatgtcagctgctggtgttggtccactgtgttttatcaagggcagggtcaatgcagccagctatcaggagattttggagcacttcaggCTTCCAtttgctgaaaagctttatggagatgaagattttgtttttgagcacaacctggcacctgctcacagtgccaaaaccactggtaaatggtttactgaccatggtattactgtgctcaattggtctgccaactctcctgacctaaaccccatagagaatctgtgggatattgtgaagagaaagttgagagacgcaatacccaacactctggatgagcttaaggccgcttttttgtattaaaacacttttcttttattggtcggatgaaatatgctaattttttgagaattttgggttttcatgagttgtatgccaaaatcatcagtattaaaacaatagaagacctgaaatatttcagttggtgtgcaatgaatcgaaaatatatgaaagttaaatttttatcattacattatggaaaataatgaactttatcacaatatgctaattttttgagaaggtcCTGTATAGTTGATCAACTTGCATACTTTCCCCCTAAAATTCCAAAGCACAAAGATTCCAGGATTACAAACTGTTCTCGAAAGGTTCTTTTAATTGTGCTTTGGGATTCATATTCATCACAGCTCTGCAAAGATTGCGTTTATCTTTAATTTACTGAGAGCACCATTCAACACCCAAGCATGTTCACAGAAAATCTTCTTTATAAGAAGACAAACATTTACACCTTTAATTGTGTAACCTCATTTGAAAgcaatttattttttgttagcCAAACATGCTAAAAGAtac is from Pseudorasbora parva isolate DD20220531a chromosome 10, ASM2467924v1, whole genome shotgun sequence and encodes:
- the cldn20 gene encoding claudin-20; translation: MASTGTQIFAFVLALLGILGATVATLLPNWKVSADVGSNIITAISQMQGLWMDCTWYSTGMFSCTLKYSVLALPAYLQTARTTMVLSCVLAALGLCLATLGLKCTRWGGGRRAKRHAAMAAGTCFLASGFLCLVPASWYTNEVIVSFLDANVPESNKFEPGGAVYVAFISSGFLFVGGSIFCLSCSGKRHGPQDLILLPPDKLLLQQQQQLLQQQQQQEQLQHQYCSLSPLDNKTGYSLQDYV